One genomic region from Mytilus trossulus isolate FHL-02 chromosome 9, PNRI_Mtr1.1.1.hap1, whole genome shotgun sequence encodes:
- the LOC134685165 gene encoding sulfate transporter-like, whose translation MEVKLKAQDLISTQRRWYSSETLESVYYKVPVKRRSKIEKIKDNCFCSRTRVWKVLTTLLPIIKFIKKYKTSNILGDFLSGLTATFLHLPQGLGFGILAGLQPINGVYTTFFPVLIYMFFGTSPHVSFGSNAVMALLTHTVVQREADRYLGSNTLHLISTINHTNESTGNNSTRYLQNDLEDIKVGAAMTASLLTGFILAGLGICRLGFLTRYMSVSFIGGFTTASAIHIASSQVPKMLGIAVSPHSGAGKLVKMYIELFSNIKLTVISELLVAVITIIILLIVKILINEKYKDRMKIPIPIDFIVVIIGTIVSYFGKFEEKFDVKIVGDIPSGFPMPKVPALHTASTMIMDCFVMAILSLAMTISLAKLTAKKHGISIDNNQELIAYGISNIGSSFFSCFPQATAAPRTMVLSNLGAKSTLNAIPTGIIILLIILWIGTLFESLPVAILAAMIIVAMKNLLMQFGDIPRLWRINKFDCIIWLITCSVSVLVDLEYGLMAGIGFSILSIVIQNQMASGKVIGYSDREDIFVDSKNRVHVIEISSIKIFQYQAPLHFANAENFRKILYSQVADAIHLKKTKEKYELVKVENQDVSEKGKKLDEIVRHIILDFQMISNVDLSGINILTQIMKEYKAVDIEIYIVKCSSKITETLRAADFFENFPKENLLYDLADAVYVINSNKATDNNENTTTKSDLSENTKL comes from the coding sequence ATGGAAGTAAAACTAAAAGCCCAAGACTTGATATCAACGCAAAGAAGATGGTACTCATCTGAAACACTTGAAAGCGTATATTATAAGGTACCTGTCAAGAGACGTTCGAAAATCGAAAAGATCAAGGACAACTGCTTTTGCTCTAGAACACGCGTTTGGAAAGTGTTGACAACACTGCTACCTATAATTAAATTCATTAAGAAATACAAAACGTCAAACATCCTCGGTGATTTCCTTAGCGGTCTTACAGCAACATTTTTACACCTTCCACAGGGGCTTGGGTTCGGAATATTAGCGGGACTCCAACCAATCAATGGCGTGTACACAACTTTCTTTCctgttttgatatatatgttttttgggACGTCTCCACACGTTTCTTTCGGATCTAATGCAGTCATGGCTCTTTTGACACATACTGTTGTCCAACGCGAGGCTGATCGCTATTTAGGCAGCAACACATTGCATTTAATATCCACGATTAATCATACAAATGAGTCTACGGGAAACAATTCTACTCGTTATTTACAAAACGACTTGGAGGACATCAAAGTTGGAGCCGCCATGACAGCGTCCTTACTAACAGGGTTCATTTTAGCCGGACTTGGTATTTGTCGTCTTGGATTTCTGACAAGATACATGTCCGTTAGTTTTATCGGCGGTTTTACAACGGCATCAGCAATTCATATTGCTTCAAGCCAAGTTCCTAAAATGCTTGGAATCGCCGTGTCACCACACTCTGGAGCAGGAAAGTTAGTAAAGATGTACATTGAGCTTttctcaaatataaaattaaccGTTATTTCTGAACTTTTAGTTGCAGTAATTACAATTATTATAttactcattgtaaaaattctGATTAACGAAAAATATAAAGATCGCATGAAAATACCAATTCCCATTGATTTTATCGTTGTAATAATAGGGACTATCGTTTcatattttggaaaatttgaagaaaaattcgATGTAAAAATTGTAGGAGATATTCCTTCAGGATTTCCCATGCCTAAAGTTCCGGCATTACACACTGCATCTACAATGATAATGGACTGTTTTGTGATGGCAATTTTATCTCTCGCGATGACAATATCATTAGCAAAACTAACTGCCAAAAAACATGGAATATCCATTGATAATAATCAGGAATTGATTGCATATGGCATTAGTAACATAGGGTCATCGTTTTTCTCTTGTTTCCCACAAGCAACAGCAGCCCCTAGAACAATGGTTCTAAGCAATTTGGGCGCGAAATCAACATTGAATGCCATACCAACTGGAATTATTATATTGCTTATTATTTTGTGGATAGGAACTCTTTTCGAATCACTGCCTGTTGCAATCTTGGCAGCTATGATAATTGTGGCTATGAAGAACCTATTGATGCAGTTTGGAGATATACCAAGGCTTTGGCGAATAAATAAGTTTGATTGTATAATTTGGCTGATTACTTGTTCTGTATCGGTACTGGTAGATTTGGAATATGGACTCATGGCTGGCATAGGCTTCTCAATATTATCCATAGTGattcaaaatcaaatggcaTCCGGCAAAGTTATTGGTTATTCTGACCGAGAAGACATATTTGTAGATTCGAAAAACCGTGTTCACGTCATCGAAATCAGTTCTATCAAAATCTTCCAATATCAAGCACCACTGCATTTTGCGAATGcagaaaattttagaaaaatattatatagtCAAGTTGCAGACGCCATTCAtcttaagaaaacaaaagaaaaatatgaactCGTTAAAGTTGAAAATCAGGATGTATCTGAGAAAGGGAAGAAACTTGATGAAATCGTCCGTCACATTATTCTTGACTTTCAAATGATCAGTAATGTTGATTTATCTGGAATAAACATTCTTACTCAGATCATGAAGGAGTACAAAGCCGTTGATATAGAGATATACATTGTAAAGTGTTCTTCAAAAATCACAGAAACACTAAGAGCAGCTGACTTCTTTGAAAACTTTCCAAAAGAGAATTTGCTTTATGATTTGGCAGATGCAGTTTATGTTATTAACTCAAATAAAGCTACCGATAACAATGAAAATACCACAACGAAATCAGATTTGAGTGAAAACACGAAGCTTTGA